From Agelaius phoeniceus isolate bAgePho1 chromosome 27, bAgePho1.hap1, whole genome shotgun sequence, one genomic window encodes:
- the LOC129132024 gene encoding class I histocompatibility antigen, F10 alpha chain-like isoform X5 — translation MAPALALGLLLGLLGNPGGATKVLHSLHYLDVAVSEPSPGIPQYMDIGFVDGIPFVRYDSERGRMEPLTQWMKDGVEPEYWEGQTQTNVRNQHINARDLETLRERYNQSGGLHTRLRVYGCDLLSDGSVRGSYRDSYDGQDFISFDLGSRRWVPADSAAEITRRRWEQEGTEAERWTNYLKHICPEWLRKYVGYGQKELERKESPDVHVSGREEHGTLILSCHAYGFYPNTIAVSWMKGGETLDQETEWGGIVPNSDGTFHTWARIEALPEEREQYRCRVEHPGMPEPGIFAWEPTSGRNLTVVVAVSVIAAILILIFIGFGVWKLQSGNTWDGGREGTWIHPAPFWESCDTDADPTLFPQGGGTGMDTTRQPVSSNGGSSSGSPLCGSQDGSWG, via the exons TTCTCCACTCCCTGCATTACCTGGATGTGGCAGTGTCAGAGCCCAGCCCGGGGATCCCCCAGTACATGGATATTGGATTCGTGGATGGGATCCCCTTCGTGCGCTACGACAGCGAGCGGGGCAGGATGGAGCCGCTGACACAGTGGATGAAGGATGGAGTCGAGCCGGAATATTGGGAGGGCCAGACCCAGACCAATGTGAGGAACCAGCACATCAATGCCAGGGACCTGGAGACACTGCGGGAACGATACAACCAGAGTGGGG GTCTCCATACAAGGTTGAGAGTTTATGGCTGTGACCTCCTGTCCGATGGGAGTGTCCGTGGATCCTACCGGGACAGCTACGACGGACAGGATTTCATCTCCTTTGACCTGGGATCCAGGAGATGGGTGCCGGCCGACAGCGCTGCTGAGATCACCAGGAGGCGCTGGGAACAGGAAGGGACCGAGGCTGAGAGGTGGACGAATTACCTGAAGCACATCTGCCCAGAATGGCTCCGGAAATACGTCGGGTAcgggcagaaggagctggagcgCAAAG AGTCCCCTGATGTCCATGTGTCTGGAAGAGAGGAACACGGGACGCTGATCCTGTCCTGCCATGCGTACGGATTCTACCCCAACACCATCGCAGTCAGCTGGATGAAGGGGGGTGAAACCTTGGATCAGGAGACGGAGTGGGGCGGGATCGTTCCCAACAGCGACGGCACCTTCCACACCTGGGCCAGGATCGAGGCGCTGCCGGAGGAGCGGGAGCAGTACCGGTGCAGGGTGGAGCATCCCGGAATGCCAGAGCCCGGGATCTTCGCTTGGG AGCCGACATCTGGCAGGAATCTCACCGTGGTGGTCGCTGTGTCTGTCATCGctgccatcctcatcctcatcttcatcgGATTCGGCGTCTGGAAGCTCCAATCCGGTAACACATGGGATGGGGGTCGGGAAGGGACATGGATCCACCCAGCACCGTTCTGGGAATCCTGTGACACCGATGCTGATCCCACTTTGTTTCCACAGGGAGGAGGGACAGGAATGGATACAACCCGGCAGCCGGTGAGTTCCAATGGTGGATCCAGCTCTGGATCCCCTCTGTGCGGATCCCAGGATGGATCCTGGGGTTAA
- the LOC129132024 gene encoding class I histocompatibility antigen, F10 alpha chain-like isoform X6 yields MAPALALGLLLGLLGNPGGATKVLHSLHYLDVAVSEPSPGIPQYMDIGFVDGIPFVRYDSERGRMEPLTQWMKDGVEPEYWEGQTQTNVRNQHINARDLETLRERYNQSGGLHTRLRVYGCDLLSDGSVRGSYRDSYDGQDFISFDLGSRRWVPADSAAEITRRRWEQEGTEAERWTNYLKHICPEWLRKYVGYGQKELERKESPDVHVSGREEHGTLILSCHAYGFYPNTIAVSWMKGGETLDQETEWGGIVPNSDGTFHTWARIEALPEEREQYRCRVEHPGMPEPGIFAWEPTSGRNLTVVVAVSVIAAILILIFIGFGVWKLQSGRRDRNGYNPAAGKDVGTNGLSTGITA; encoded by the exons TTCTCCACTCCCTGCATTACCTGGATGTGGCAGTGTCAGAGCCCAGCCCGGGGATCCCCCAGTACATGGATATTGGATTCGTGGATGGGATCCCCTTCGTGCGCTACGACAGCGAGCGGGGCAGGATGGAGCCGCTGACACAGTGGATGAAGGATGGAGTCGAGCCGGAATATTGGGAGGGCCAGACCCAGACCAATGTGAGGAACCAGCACATCAATGCCAGGGACCTGGAGACACTGCGGGAACGATACAACCAGAGTGGGG GTCTCCATACAAGGTTGAGAGTTTATGGCTGTGACCTCCTGTCCGATGGGAGTGTCCGTGGATCCTACCGGGACAGCTACGACGGACAGGATTTCATCTCCTTTGACCTGGGATCCAGGAGATGGGTGCCGGCCGACAGCGCTGCTGAGATCACCAGGAGGCGCTGGGAACAGGAAGGGACCGAGGCTGAGAGGTGGACGAATTACCTGAAGCACATCTGCCCAGAATGGCTCCGGAAATACGTCGGGTAcgggcagaaggagctggagcgCAAAG AGTCCCCTGATGTCCATGTGTCTGGAAGAGAGGAACACGGGACGCTGATCCTGTCCTGCCATGCGTACGGATTCTACCCCAACACCATCGCAGTCAGCTGGATGAAGGGGGGTGAAACCTTGGATCAGGAGACGGAGTGGGGCGGGATCGTTCCCAACAGCGACGGCACCTTCCACACCTGGGCCAGGATCGAGGCGCTGCCGGAGGAGCGGGAGCAGTACCGGTGCAGGGTGGAGCATCCCGGAATGCCAGAGCCCGGGATCTTCGCTTGGG AGCCGACATCTGGCAGGAATCTCACCGTGGTGGTCGCTGTGTCTGTCATCGctgccatcctcatcctcatcttcatcgGATTCGGCGTCTGGAAGCTCCAATCCG GGAGGAGGGACAGGAATGGATACAACCCGGCAGCCG GAAAAGATGTGGGAACCAATGGCTTGAGCACAG
- the LOC129132024 gene encoding class I histocompatibility antigen, F10 alpha chain-like isoform X4 → MAPALALGLLLGLLGNPGAATKVLHSLHYLDVAVSEPSPGIPQYMDIGFVDGIPFVRYDSERGRMEPLTQWMKDGVEPEYWEGQTQTNVRNQHINARDLETLRERYNQSGGLHTRLRVYGCDLLSDGSVRGSYRDSYDGQDFISFDLGSRRWVPADSAAEITRRRWEQEGTEAERWTNYLKHICPEWLRKYVGYGQKELERKESPDVHVSGREEHGTLILSCHAYGFYPNTIAVSWMKGGETLDQETEWGGIVPNSDGTFHTWARIEALPEEREQYRCRVEHPGMPEPGIFAWEPTSGRNLTVVVAVSVIAAILILIFIGFGVWKLQSGNTWDGGREGTWIHPAPFWESCDTDADPTLFPQGGGTGMDTTRQPVSSNGGSSSGSPLCGSQDGSWG, encoded by the exons TTCTCCACTCCCTGCATTACCTGGATGTGGCAGTGTCAGAGCCCAGCCCGGGGATCCCCCAGTACATGGATATTGGATTCGTGGATGGGATCCCCTTCGTGCGCTACGACAGCGAGCGGGGCAGGATGGAGCCGCTGACACAGTGGATGAAGGATGGAGTCGAGCCGGAATATTGGGAGGGCCAGACCCAGACCAATGTGAGGAACCAGCACATCAATGCCAGGGACCTGGAGACACTGCGGGAACGATACAACCAGAGTGGGG GTCTCCATACAAGGTTGAGAGTTTATGGCTGTGACCTCCTGTCCGATGGGAGTGTCCGTGGATCCTACCGGGACAGCTACGACGGACAGGATTTCATCTCCTTTGACCTGGGATCCAGGAGATGGGTGCCGGCCGACAGCGCTGCTGAGATCACCAGGAGGCGCTGGGAACAGGAAGGGACCGAGGCTGAGAGGTGGACGAATTACCTGAAGCACATCTGCCCAGAATGGCTCCGGAAATACGTCGGGTAcgggcagaaggagctggagcgCAAAG AGTCCCCTGATGTCCATGTGTCTGGAAGAGAGGAACACGGGACGCTGATCCTGTCCTGCCATGCGTACGGATTCTACCCCAACACCATCGCAGTCAGCTGGATGAAGGGGGGTGAAACCTTGGATCAGGAGACGGAGTGGGGCGGGATCGTTCCCAACAGCGACGGCACCTTCCACACCTGGGCCAGGATCGAGGCGCTGCCGGAGGAGCGGGAGCAGTACCGGTGCAGGGTGGAGCATCCCGGAATGCCAGAGCCCGGGATCTTCGCTTGGG AGCCGACATCTGGCAGGAATCTCACCGTGGTGGTCGCTGTGTCTGTCATCGctgccatcctcatcctcatcttcatcgGATTCGGCGTCTGGAAGCTCCAATCCGGTAACACATGGGATGGGGGTCGGGAAGGGACATGGATCCACCCAGCACCGTTCTGGGAATCCTGTGACACCGATGCTGATCCCACTTTGTTTCCACAGGGAGGAGGGACAGGAATGGATACAACCCGGCAGCCGGTGAGTTCCAATGGTGGATCCAGCTCTGGATCCCCTCTGTGCGGATCCCAGGATGGATCCTGGGGTTAA